A region of Pseudopipra pipra isolate bDixPip1 chromosome 10, bDixPip1.hap1, whole genome shotgun sequence DNA encodes the following proteins:
- the CHRNG gene encoding acetylcholine receptor subunit gamma isoform X1 has product MSNYNRQLRPALRGDEIIDVSLKLTLTNLISLNEREETLTTNVWIEMQWSDYRLQWDPEKYDNIQQLRVPSTMVWLPDIVLENNIDGTFEITLYANVLVSPDGSIYWLPPAIYRSVCVIHVTYFPFDWQNCTMVFQSQTYSANEINLLLTVEEGQTVEWIVIDPEAFTENGEWAIKHRPARKIINSEHFTPDDTQYQQVVFYLIIQRKPLFYVINIIVPCVLISAMGVLVYFLPAKAGGQKCTVSINVLLAQTVFLFLIAQKVPETSQAVPLIGKYLTFLMVVTVVIVVNAVIVLNVSLRTPNTHSMSPRVRQVFLHLLPRYLGMPVSEETPGPPQAVRRCSSLGLMVKADEYMLWKARTELLFEKQKERDGLMKTVLEKIGRGLESGSPQDFCQSLEEAGPEIRACVDACNHIANATREQNDFGSESEEWIMVGQVIDRVCFFIMASLFVCGTVGIFLVAHFNQAPALPFPGDPKPYQPQ; this is encoded by the exons atGAGCAACTACAACCGGCAACTGCGCCCGGCCCTGCGAGGGGACGAGATCATCGATGTCTCCCTCAAGCTCACCCTcaccaacctcatctccttg AATGAGCGAGAGGAGACCCTCACCACCAACGTCTGGATCGAGATG caATGGTCTGATTATCGCCTGCAGTGGGACCCTGAGAAATACGACAACATCCAGCAGCTGCGAGTGCCCTCCACCATGGTCTGGCTGCCTGACATCGTTCTGGAGAACAA CATCGACGGGACGTTTGAAATCACTCTCTACGCCAACGTGCTGGTATCTCCTGATGGCAGCATCTACTGGCTGCCCCCTGCCATCTACCGCAGTGTCTGCGTCATCCACGTCACCTACTTCCCCTTCGACTGGCAGAACTGCACCATGGTCTTCCA GTCCCAGACATACAGTGCAAATGAAATCAACCTGCTGTTGACGGTGGAGGAAGGCCAGACCGTGGAGTGGATTGTCATCGACCCCGAGGCTTTCACAG AGAATGGCGAATGGGCCATCAAGCACCGCCCTGCTCGGAAGATCATCAACTCAGAGCACTTCACCCCAGATGACACCCAATACCAGCAGGTTGTTTTCTACCTCATCATCCAGCGCAAGCCGCTCTTCTATGTCATCAACATCATCGTGCCCTGTGTCCTCATCTCCGCCATGGGCGTGCTCGTCTACTTTCTGCCCGCCAAAG CGGGTGGGCAGAAATGCACCGTCTCCATCAACGTTCTCCTGGCCCAAACtgtctttctcttcctcatTGCCCAGAAGGTGCCCGAGAcctcccaggctgtgccactcaTTGGGAA GTACTTGACCTTCCTCATGGTGGTGACAGTGGTGATCGTGGTGAATGCTGTCATTGTCCTCAATGTCTCCCTGAGAACACCCAACACTCACTCCATGTCCCCGAGAGTCCGCCAG GTGTTCCTGCACCTCCTGCCTCGCTACCTGGGCATGCCTGTGTCAGAGGAGACACCAGGGCCACCACAAGCTGTCCGGAGATGCAGCTCCCTTGGGCTCATGGTGAAAGCTGACGAGTACATGCTCTGGAAAGCCCGGACCGAGCTGCTCTTCgagaagcagaaggaaagggaTGGGCTGATGAAAACTGTGCTGGAGAAAATTG GACGTGGCCTGGAGAGTGGCAGTCCCCAGGACTTCTGCCAGAGCCTGGAGGAGGCAGGTCCTGAGATCCGGGCATGTGTGGATGCCTGCAACCACATCGCCAACGCCACACGGGAGCAGAACGACTTTGGCAGC GAGAGCGAGGAGTGGATCATGGTGGGACAGGTGATCGACCGTGTCTGCTTCTTCATCATGGCCTCTCTCTTCGTGTGTGGCACCGTTGGCATCTTCCTCGTGGCTCACTTCAACCAGgcacctgccctgcccttccctggagaCCCCAAGCCATACCAGCCACAGTGA
- the CHRNG gene encoding acetylcholine receptor subunit gamma isoform X2: MRCHGLLLFLCALAGVGCRNQEEKLLQDLMSNYNRQLRPALRGDEIIDVSLKLTLTNLISLNEREETLTTNVWIEMQWSDYRLQWDPEKYDNIQQLRVPSTMVWLPDIVLENNIDGTFEITLYANVLVSPDGSIYWLPPAIYRSVCVIHVTYFPFDWQNCTMVFQSQTYSANEINLLLTVEEGQTVEWIVIDPEAFTENGEWAIKHRPARKIINSEHFTPDDTQYQQVVFYLIIQRKPLFYVINIIVPCVLISAMGVLVYFLPAKAGGQKCTVSINVLLAQTVFLFLIAQKVPETSQAVPLIGKYLTFLMVVTVVIVVNAVIVLNVSLRTPNTHSMSPRVRQVFLHLLPRYLGMPVSEETPGPPQAVRRCSSLGLMVKADEYMLWKARTELLFEKQKERDGLMKTVLEKIGRGLESGSPQDFCQSLEEAGPEIRACVDACNHIANATREQNDFGSESEEWIMVGQVIDRVCFFIMASLFVCGTVGIFLVAHFNQAPALPFPGDPKPYQPQ; this comes from the exons GTGTGGGCTGCAGGAACCAGGAGGAGAagctgctccaggacctcatGAGCAACTACAACCGGCAACTGCGCCCGGCCCTGCGAGGGGACGAGATCATCGATGTCTCCCTCAAGCTCACCCTcaccaacctcatctccttg AATGAGCGAGAGGAGACCCTCACCACCAACGTCTGGATCGAGATG caATGGTCTGATTATCGCCTGCAGTGGGACCCTGAGAAATACGACAACATCCAGCAGCTGCGAGTGCCCTCCACCATGGTCTGGCTGCCTGACATCGTTCTGGAGAACAA CATCGACGGGACGTTTGAAATCACTCTCTACGCCAACGTGCTGGTATCTCCTGATGGCAGCATCTACTGGCTGCCCCCTGCCATCTACCGCAGTGTCTGCGTCATCCACGTCACCTACTTCCCCTTCGACTGGCAGAACTGCACCATGGTCTTCCA GTCCCAGACATACAGTGCAAATGAAATCAACCTGCTGTTGACGGTGGAGGAAGGCCAGACCGTGGAGTGGATTGTCATCGACCCCGAGGCTTTCACAG AGAATGGCGAATGGGCCATCAAGCACCGCCCTGCTCGGAAGATCATCAACTCAGAGCACTTCACCCCAGATGACACCCAATACCAGCAGGTTGTTTTCTACCTCATCATCCAGCGCAAGCCGCTCTTCTATGTCATCAACATCATCGTGCCCTGTGTCCTCATCTCCGCCATGGGCGTGCTCGTCTACTTTCTGCCCGCCAAAG CGGGTGGGCAGAAATGCACCGTCTCCATCAACGTTCTCCTGGCCCAAACtgtctttctcttcctcatTGCCCAGAAGGTGCCCGAGAcctcccaggctgtgccactcaTTGGGAA GTACTTGACCTTCCTCATGGTGGTGACAGTGGTGATCGTGGTGAATGCTGTCATTGTCCTCAATGTCTCCCTGAGAACACCCAACACTCACTCCATGTCCCCGAGAGTCCGCCAG GTGTTCCTGCACCTCCTGCCTCGCTACCTGGGCATGCCTGTGTCAGAGGAGACACCAGGGCCACCACAAGCTGTCCGGAGATGCAGCTCCCTTGGGCTCATGGTGAAAGCTGACGAGTACATGCTCTGGAAAGCCCGGACCGAGCTGCTCTTCgagaagcagaaggaaagggaTGGGCTGATGAAAACTGTGCTGGAGAAAATTG GACGTGGCCTGGAGAGTGGCAGTCCCCAGGACTTCTGCCAGAGCCTGGAGGAGGCAGGTCCTGAGATCCGGGCATGTGTGGATGCCTGCAACCACATCGCCAACGCCACACGGGAGCAGAACGACTTTGGCAGC GAGAGCGAGGAGTGGATCATGGTGGGACAGGTGATCGACCGTGTCTGCTTCTTCATCATGGCCTCTCTCTTCGTGTGTGGCACCGTTGGCATCTTCCTCGTGGCTCACTTCAACCAGgcacctgccctgcccttccctggagaCCCCAAGCCATACCAGCCACAGTGA